The ANME-2 cluster archaeon region TCCCATCAAAAATAAAATATTTATGATCCATATTTGCCCTGAAGAAAAAAATACCTGAATTTCATCAAAACAATTAAGTCTAAAAAAGTATATAATTCTCAAAGTTTTTAGACTGTGTGATGTATTTTGGAATTTTAACTGTCCTGATAAAAGAATTCAATAAATTCTTTGAAAATAGGTAACTCCAAAAAAGTGTACGCTTCTAAAACATTTTATACAGTGAGTCAAATCTTGAAATCCTCATTTGCCCTGAAGGAAAAATTAAATTGTAAGACTAAAGCGGTGATGGGATTAGTATAAACATAAAATAAAAAATCCACATTTTTATATGTTTGGAAACACAATTATTTCCCAATGTTATTCAAAAAGCCATTATCAAAACTAGAGTATTCAGATTTAGAAAAATTAAAATCTGATAAAACAACAGAATCTGAAATTTTAGAATATAAAAAAGAATATAATGAAAAAAAGGCAGAACATGAAAATAAATTATTGAAAGTAGTAGCTTCATTTTCAAACTCAAATGGTGGATTTTTGATATATGGAATTGAAGAAACTGGTAGTGGGGGATATCCAAAAAAAATATTTGGCATTGACAAAAATATTAATTTAGAAACGTTCGAACAGATAATAATAAGTAATAGTAATTCGGGTTCTAGAAGGACAAAATCAACCATACTATAATAGTAGAAAACAAAAATTTTTCAAAAGATATAATTTTGAATCAAAAGAAATGGATAAACATGAGATATAATCTCTCTATCGAAAAAGATTTTTTGGTGTCGGGAGACTTGCTAAATACGTAGAAGATGCAATATCATTTAATAGCAGTTTATTA contains the following coding sequences:
- a CDS encoding ATP-binding protein; protein product: MLFKKPLSKLEYSDLEKLKSDKTTESEILEYKKEYNEKKAEHENKLLKVVASFSNSNGGFLIYGIEETGSGGYPKKIFGIDKNINLETFEQIIISNSNSGSRRTKSTIL